A region of Curvibacter sp. AEP1-3 DNA encodes the following proteins:
- a CDS encoding Bug family tripartite tricarboxylate transporter substrate binding protein, translating to MTNNRRQILQLALTGLAAGMPLIGRAQSIENLKIISGFAAGGTVDTLARRLATHLAGPYAKSAIVDTRAGAGGQIAISALKTSVPDGGSLLVTPMSMLGIYPHTYKKLPYDPLTDLTPVSLGVVFDMGFAVGPMVPATVKTVPEFLEWCKANPNNANFGSPAPGSVPHFVGELIGRAGKVDMRHVGFRGSQPAILDLIGGQIAAVSAPVGEFLQHLSGGKVRLLATTGTTRNKFVPGTGTLIEQGMKDMVFGEWFGFYLPGKASADVVAKANAAIRAALADKDVVSGLAAMGLEAKSSSPAELAAILKTDTEKWGPIVKAIGFTAES from the coding sequence ATGACAAACAATCGCCGCCAAATTTTGCAGTTGGCTCTCACCGGTCTGGCCGCAGGCATGCCCCTGATCGGACGGGCTCAAAGCATTGAAAACCTCAAAATCATCTCGGGCTTTGCCGCCGGCGGTACCGTGGACACCCTGGCCCGCCGCCTTGCGACTCACCTTGCCGGCCCCTACGCCAAGTCCGCCATCGTGGATACCCGTGCCGGCGCAGGAGGCCAGATCGCCATTTCCGCACTCAAGACCTCGGTGCCCGACGGCGGCAGCTTGTTGGTCACGCCCATGTCCATGCTCGGCATTTACCCGCACACCTACAAAAAGCTGCCTTACGACCCGCTGACCGACCTCACCCCTGTGTCTTTGGGCGTGGTGTTCGACATGGGGTTTGCCGTGGGCCCCATGGTGCCCGCAACTGTCAAAACCGTGCCTGAATTTTTGGAGTGGTGCAAGGCCAACCCCAACAACGCCAACTTCGGCTCGCCCGCACCCGGCTCCGTGCCGCACTTCGTCGGCGAGCTGATCGGCAGGGCGGGCAAGGTCGATATGCGCCACGTGGGTTTCCGCGGGTCGCAACCTGCCATTCTAGATTTGATCGGTGGCCAGATTGCTGCCGTTTCGGCACCCGTGGGCGAATTTCTTCAGCACCTGAGCGGCGGCAAAGTCCGCTTGCTTGCGACGACAGGTACTACACGGAACAAGTTCGTACCCGGCACCGGTACCCTGATCGAGCAGGGTATGAAAGACATGGTGTTCGGCGAATGGTTCGGCTTTTACCTCCCCGGAAAAGCCAGTGCTGATGTGGTGGCCAAAGCCAATGCTGCGATCCGCGCAGCGCTGGCCGACAAGGATGTGGTCAGCGGCCTCGCAGCCATGGGACTGGAAGCCAAGTCATCGAGCCCGGCGGAGCTCGCGGCGATTCTCAAAACGGATACCGAAAAGTGGGGCCCCATCGTGAAGGCCATCGGATTCACTGCTGAATCCTGA